Part of the Methanobacterium sp. genome, ACCATCTTTTTCAATTGCTATTTGAGTAAGGCCGTAATCCCTGCAGAAATAGCCCCATGCAGGATGATAAACCAGAATTTTTTTATCTTTTGCTCTGGCTAATGTTGCAGTAATATTTTTATCTGCATTATCCAGTTCCTGGAGATATTTATCCTTATTTGATTTATAGTAATCTCTATTAGCAGGATCTACCTGTATAAGTCCCTGATAAATGTTTTCAACCATTATCTTTGCATTTCGAGGTGAAACCCAGACATGTGTATCATATCGACTTTCTTCCCCATGCTGATGGTCGTGCTCTCCTATGTCCTCATTAGGTATAAAACTAATTCCTTTAGAACAGTTTACAACCAGCATGTTTTTGTTAATTTCAGTTAGCTTATCCATCCAGACTGTTTCAAATTCCAGTCCTGAACCAACCTGTGCATACATTTTTGCGCTGCTTATTTCTTTAAGCTGTTCTGGGAGGGGTTCGTAGGTATGAGGATTGGCTCCTGCTGGAACCATTGTAGTAACTTTTACCTTATCTCCTCCAACCTTTTCCACAAATTCTGCTTCAGGAGGTATACTAACCACAACACTTATTTTATCCGGATTCTTTATGTTCGCCTGAGTTTGGGATGATGGGTAGATTAATATTACTGCTGCTGCAAAGCAAATAATAAGCACTGATATGATTATTATCCTTCCCTTTTTCACATAATCACCTGAATGAATGAAAGATCTTGTATAACCTACTATAAGTTATTATTAATATTTAAATATTATGTTAATAAAGTTTAGCATAGTATTTAAATAAAGTTATTAAATAGTATATTAATATTATATGTTATCATAATCTGATTAGACTTGTTATGGCTGGAGGTACAGGTTATGCCCATTATAAGTATTTCTTTAAATGAAAAACTGCTGGAAGAAATTGATAAATTAAAGGATGAAACTGGTTATTCAGGCCGTTCTGATGTTATCAGGGCCAGTGCTCGAATGTTAATATCTGATAGTAAAGAAAAAGAAGATTTAAATGGAGATATTAATTCTATACTTGTATTGATTCACAATCAGGAAGTAGAAGATAAGGTTACTGAAATCAAACACGATTTTGAGGATATAATCAATACACAGATACACAGCCATTTAAAGGGACATAAATGCCTGGAAATATTTATTTTAGAAGGAAATGCAGAAAGAATAAAAGAAATATCCAGAAAATTCCAGATAAACCGTAAAATTGATTATGTTAAGTTAATTGTCGTTTAATTGGTTAAGAGTAAAATGCTTATATTTCAAATTTAAATGGAAGGAATGATCGATTTATCACTGATTCTCAGATTGTTATGAAAAGGGGATTGTTATGTTTAAATAGCAAAATAGTAAATACTTAATTGAAATAGAAATAATTTAATCACTTATTAAGTGGGCAAGGGAGTTAGACCTATTGTAGAGGTGTTATCCACTCTTTAACAATACTACTCTCCATTGGTCTCTGATTTTACGCCCATCCATCTAATCTTAATGGAGACAAGAAAATGGAATTTGAGTTTCTAAAAGACAAAGAAATAATTGTAGCCTCTAACAGAGGGCCAGTGTTATTTAAAAGGGATGAAAAAGGGATTATTGAACTTATACGGGGTAAAGGAGGTATTGTCGGATCGATGATACCTTTCCTTGAAAAAACTCATGGTACCTGGTTTTCTTCAGCAATTGGAGAATGTGACGAGTATATGAATGATAAATACAATTCTAAAGTACCTATTCCACTTACAGACCCGGAATATTATGTCAGATTGATTAAAACAAGAGAAGATATTTATAATGGCTTCAATGGCAAATTCGCCAATCCACTGCTCTGGTTTATTCATCATTCCATGTGGAATCCTCCCTATTCACCCTGTGCAGACGATGAACTGCATCAGGCATGGGATTCATACAGGTATGTAAACTCTAAATTTGCAGATGCAATAGTGGATGCAGTATCTAAGTCAAATAAAACTCCGATTGTAATGTTACAGGATTATCATATCTATTTAACCCCTAAATTAATAAGAAAACAGCATCCTCATGTTTTAATGACTCAATTTGTCCATATACCATTTCCCCCACCTGAAATATTTCAGCAACTTCCAAATCACATGCAGATCAAGATATTAGACAGCATACTTACAAATAATGTACTGGGATTTCATATACCTCGCTACATGAACAACTTCTTACAAACAATCAAACAGATTCTACCCGCCGCTTCTGTGGATGATCTAACAGGAGATATTCTGTATAAAGGGCATACCTGCCATGTAAGAACATATCCTATCAGTATTGATATAGAAACGATGCAAAAGCAAGCACAAAGTCCAGAAGTGATTGCAAAGGAAGCAGAAGTAGATGCAATGATTGGAAACTGTAAATTAATCTACAGAACAGACCGAACAGACTTATCTAAAAATATTATCAGAGGATTCCAGGCCTATGACATGTTCCTTGATAAATATCCAGAATGGAGAGAAAAAGTTAAATTTGTAGCAACCTTAATGCCTTCAAGGCAGGATATAAAGATTTACAGAGATTACACCGATAAAATAAAGGATCTGGTCAATGAAATCAACGAAAAATATGCTACACCTCACTGGGAACCGATTAAATACATATGCAGAGGAGATTACAATCTGGTAGTTGCTCTTTTGAAAAGATACGATGTTTTAATGGTTAATCCCATATTAGACGGCATGAATATCGTGGCCAAAGAAGGAAGTGTTGCAAACGAAAATAATGGCGTATTAATCCTCTCTACAGGGGCTGGATGTTATGAAGAATTGAAAAATGGAGCTATTTGTATAAATCCTTTTGATCTAAGACAAACTGCAGAATCAATCGATACAGCATTATTAATGGATGATGAAACAAAAGCCCAGATGATTAAAAATGCACGGGAAGCCATACAAAGAAATGACATGAATAAATGGGTATCTGATCAGTTAATGGACATTGAAGCTGTCATGTACGAGGGACAAAAACTTGAATCAGGTGAAGAACCTGAGAAAGTTAAAATCTCTCAAAACACTGGAAATGAATTCAATAGATGCATTTAAAAAGATAAAGGTGTTGCCCATTCAACTTCATGATATCTTGAAAAAATCCCAAAAAGAGAAGGCCCTGCCCCATGTTATTGCCTACAACAGAATTGATGGCCCCGGGTCCAGTCTGGATTTATGTGAATTTCAGCAGGCATTCTGGAAAATACCAGATATACCAGAAAATGATGATCCAGCAAGAAAATGGACCCAAAATATTCCAAGAACAGTGGGCATAACCATAGATACTGGAACCCGAATTGAGGCACATCCATTTAATCCAGAACTTATAGGTGTTAAATCTGTTGAATACAAAACTGAAGTCAGCGCACGTCCAGGTGAAGTAGTTCCAGTTAAGGAGAACTGGCTGCTTAAAATACTTGAAATATTTAATCTCTCAGGAGTAAAATTTGTTTTAAAAAATTTAAGAGAGGGTATACAGTCTTCAGGACTCGGCGGATCATCAACCGCCACAACAGGCGTATGTATACTTGCAAATGAATTAGCAGGACGGCCATTTACAGATATACAACTGATTTCATTAGCTTCCCGTATTGAACAGGGATATGGAATAAGTATCACCGGAACACAGGAGCAATCCAACGTTATTTTTGGAGGGGTAACTGATTATGTATGGTTTCCATGGGGTATACCTGGAAGTTCGGGCACAGGCTATGGTGAATCTTTAAGATTTCAGCTGATTCCACCAGAAGATTACCCACTTTTAGAGGAGAGGACAGCCATTTTTCACACTGGAAAACCTCGTCTAAGTTCAGAAGTTAATTTAGCATGGAGAAACGCTCTTTTAACTCCAGCAGGATACAGTTTACTTTCTAAGAAAATGAAGATAGCTTACAGGTTTCGTGAAGGACTAAGACTACAAAAATGGAGACATGTCCTTGAATCAATAGATAAGTACCGTAAAATACGAACCAAACTATGTGAAGGTTATATGGAAGGTTCCAGGGATTTACTGGAACGTGCCCAGAACTGTAACTGCACTGCTTTTCCACTGGGCGCTGGTGGAGGAGGTGGAGTTCTCTTATTTTCTCCTAAGCCTGAATCTCTGGAAAAGTTGCAGGAGGACCTTAAAGGTATTTATAGAGAAATCCCCTTTAAAATACGATCTAAAGGCCATGAAATTAATAATATCGGGAGTGTAAGCGTTCTCTAACTTAAAATATTGGATTAATCTATTTTATGACTTAAGCTGGTGTTAAATTGGGTGAAGCTAAGAAAAATAAAGCCCTCCATTAAAAAATAATTTAAAACTAAAACCTGCCCAGACCAATCCGAGCAGCACTCTGTTCAGCTTCCTTCTTACTCTTCCCACTTCCTACACCACAGTTCTCTCCCTCAATAATAACGGCCATAGTAAAAGTCTTCTCATGAGGTTCCCCCTCTTCTTTTATCAATTCATAACTCAATTCCAACCCATCACCATCACAAAACTGCTTTAATTCTGACTTATAATCATAAAAAAAGATATCTCCATTCTTAATATGAGGTATAACCGTCTTTGAAAGAAATTCCTGAACAGTGTCCAGTCCCTGATCCAGATACAACGCCCCAATAAAGGACTCAAATGCATCACTGATCACAGAATCAGTTTCCCTCCGGGTTAACTCCACTCCAGCACCATATTTTATGTATTTGTCCAGCCCAAGCTCAGTAGAATAAGTATAAAGTGCTTTTTTACAGACGTAATTAGCCCGTATACTGGTTAGCTGGCCTTCTGTTAAATTAGAGTCGCTATTATATAGAAATTCAGATACCACCAGATCTATGATGGCATCTCCTAAAAATTCCAGCCTTTCATAGCATTCACTTAACCCATTCTCATTAGCATAGGACTCATGAAGGAAAGCAATCTCATAGAGATGGGGATTAACAGGTTCAATTGAATATTTTTTTAGTAGCTGCATATTATCTGTTTATATTATACTCAAATATTTATGTTAGTACCTCTAATTAAAAATCAGTGAAATATCCGTTTCCCACGATCCTGCAATTGAAACATATTCAATGCTTAAATTTTAAAAAAACGTCACTTTCCACTTCAATGAGGTTCAAAATGGAAAAAAGAAACAAAATAATACTGGTAGCATCATTAACTGTCATTTTTTTAGGAACAGCGTTTGCATCATTCTATCTAATTAGTACAGAGGATAATTTTTTAAATGAGAGTAATTTCATCTCTGATTCTGGTAACATCAGTGATTCCCGTTTAAATATTTCTGATAATTCTAAAAATATTCCTAATACTCCAGTTATATCCGAAAAAATCCTTGGAAGTACCGATTATGGTAAAGTAACTGTAGAGGGGCCGTTTGGTAACTCAAACTCTCCAGTTAAAATTGCAGTTATAGTGGGTGTGCATCCTCTTGAATCTAATTCTCATAAAGCAGCTGTTGAATCAATTAAAAGCCGCCAAAAATCCTTAAATTACTGCTACTATATTTACAGGATTACTGTTACTAAAGATGCCCAGGATTATGATAAAGGAAGAATGAATGGGCAGCTACTGGCCAGTAAATTTGCTGTTAACCATATAATCCATCAAAATTATAATTTAGCCCTGGATATACATTCTAATCGGGGAAATTACAGGGAAAAGTGGTTTGTCTTTGCCCCCCTGGAAGATGGAAAATCTAAATCTGTTGCACTTAAGATAAAGGATAAATTACCAGGATTTGTATATTACAATCCTCCTTCTCAGACAAGCCCTAAATATGTTACTATTCCATTAATTAATGCAGGAACGCCATCTGTTGTTTATGAAACTTATCTTTATGAACCATATGGAGCTACAGAAAGATATGCTAATAATTTCATAAATGCTGTTGATAATATTAAAATATAGAATTTTGGAATTAAAATTTAAAACATGGTGTCTCATTAATTTTCACACAAACAGACACCTGATCAATAATTGATAACTGATTTTTTAAAAATGAATTCTTAATAACTGCAAACATGAGAACATATCAGTTTCATAGGAGCAGACACAAAATATATACAATAGTTTGGATATAAAATACATTCGGGAATACCCGAACATCATTCAGGTTAAAGATAGTGAGGAGAAGAAAGTGAAAACAGAAGAACTATGCACTGTATGCCCTAAATGCGGCTGTAAGGATAAACATATAATCAGGTCTGATGATCATTCTGGGCCAATTATTGGAATAGAATACAAAAATACTGGATGCCGAGCCCCTGAAGGATCCAAGTTCCGCTGCAGTGAGTGTGGATACATCTTCGGCTAATTTTTTCAGGTTCATCTTTATTAACACGACTGCAAAATATCAGAACATTAATAGTTAATGAGTACTAACCTACAATAAGACTCAGTGATTTATAGGCATGAAATGATAGAACCATACAAAGGAAGGGTTTTTGACCCCTGCTGCGGCTCTGGGAGTATGTTTGTTCAAAGTGAAAAGTTCCTTGAAGCTCATGGAGGTAAAAAAGGAGAACTTTCCATATTTGGGCAGGAATCAAACCAGACAACCTGGAGACTGTGCAAAATAAACCTTGCAATCAGGGGAATTGATGCAAATATCCAGTGGGAAGACAGTTTTCATAAGGACATGCACAAAGATCTTAAAGCTGATTATATCCTTGCAAATCCACCTTTTAATGATAAAGACTGGAGAGGAGAACTTCTACAAAATGATGTTCGGTGGAAATACGGCGTACCACCCAAAAGGAACGCTAATTTTGCGTGGGTGCAGCATTTTATACATCATTTAAACCCAACTGGGATCGCTGGTTTTGTTCTGGCTAATGGATCCATGTCTGCTGGTGGACAGAAGGTAAAATAAGGGAAAAAATAGTTGAAAACGACCTTGTGGACTGTATGGTTGCTTTACCGTCACAGTTATTTTATAATACGGGAATTCCTGCCTGTTTATGGTTTGTTACACGAGATAAAACAAATAGTAAGTTTAGAGATAGAAATGGGGAGGTTCTTTTTATTGATGCCCGTAAAATGGGCATAATGGTTGATAGAACACACAAGGAATTAACTGATGATGATATAGCAAAAATTGCTGATACCTATCATGCCTGGAGAGGTGAAGGCGGAGAATATGAAGATGTTAGGGGTTTCTGCAAGTCTGTGGCCATTGATGAAGTGCGGAAGCACGGGCATATTTTAACTCCTGGAAGGTATGTTGGAGTGGAGATTGAAGAGGAAGATGACGAAGTTTTTGAGGAGAAGATGAAGAAGCTCACAGCAGAACTTGGGGAACAGTTTAAGGAATCTGAAAAACTCGAAAAGGATATTATAGAGAACTTGCAGATGATAGGTTATGAAATTTAAATTGTTCGTTAGTGGGAATCAGACAGAGTTAAAGGAAGAACGTTTTGCAGTTAAGGAAGTTATAACCAACAATCATATTTTAAATAATCATTTTGATGTGTTTCTCTTTGAAGACTTGCCTGCAAAGGGTGAAGACCCTGTTTCTACTTACATTGATGAAGTGGAAAAGAGCGATATCTATATTGGGCTTATCGGCAACGTTTATGGAGAACCCAATGATGCTGGCTTATCCCCAACTGAACTTGAATTTCAAACATTTATCAACACAAATCCACATAATGAAAGACTTATTTTTATAAAAGGAAAATCCGATGCAAATAGAGAAGATAAAACACAGAAATTTATCCAGAATATAAAGAATTTAGCCACATACAAGCGATTTGATGGCTTAGATGATTTAAAAAGCTATGTTGAAGACAGTCTTACTTTATACCTTTATGATAAGCATATAATACGTAGTGAACCATTTGATATGGCAGTATGTTTTGATGCAGGTTATGATGATATTAATGAGGATTCAGTGAAAGATTTCTTAGAAAAGAGAGCCACTGAATTAAATCTGGGCGTTCCCTCAAGACCAGTAAAAGATTTTCTTGTTGACATCTTAAAGGTTGTAAAGGAAGTTGACGGCGAATTTAAACCAACAAATACTGGTTTGCTCTTTTTTGGGAAAGATCCTGCTGAATTTATCCCCCAAAGTGAGATAAAAATGGTGCGTTTTAACGGTGTAACAAGACTCCAGACCATTGACAGCAAAGAGATAAGTGGAAGGATATATGAAATGCTTGATGAGGCAGAAATCTTTTTTAAAAGAAATACACGTCTTGCAAATAAAATTGTGGGATTTAAGCGTGTTGATATACCTGAGTATCCATATGAAGCTGTAAGAGAGGCTTTAATTAATGCAATAGCTCACAGGGACTATGATCGTGATGAATCATCAATTATGTTTTCCATTTTTGACGATAGAGTTGAGATAAGTAACCCAGGAGGGCTTTTACCCGGTTTAAACATCCGCAAGCTTGAAGGGAAGCATGCCACCCGAAATAAGAAGATCTGTTCAATTTTTAAAGAAACCATGTATATGGAACGATATGGTACTGGAATTATAAAAATGAAGAATTTGATGGGAAAACACGGCCTTGAAGAGCCAGAATTTGAGGAAGAAGGAGATTTCTTTGTTGTGCGATTCTATGGGCCTGGCGAGAATATTCTTGATCTGGTAAATGATATTCCTGATGAGCAGATGACTGATTTAAAAGAGTTAGGTTTGAATGACAGGCAAATTGAAGCTTTGAAAATGATGGTTAATGAAAACATAACTTTTACCAATAGTTTATATCAAAAAACATTTAATTTGGAGAGAAGAACCGCTTCAAGGGATCTTAAAAAATTATTAGATCTTAAACAGATTCGTAGGATTGGATCAGGAAGAGCAACGAAATATAAAGCAAGTTAAAATTTGTGTCCTATTAATTGGAAAAATGTCCTATTTAATGACCTATTTTTTAGTGGCTCATTAAATGTTAAAATGTCCCTATTAAATGTCCCATTTATAAAAACATGAAAATTTTGCAAGGGGTAGGGGTAGTAGGTATTAGCTGCTGACATTTAAGTCTAAAAATATAATAAGGTAGAAACATGAAAAAAACAGGGTTTAAAGAGGTTAAGGGTTTTAAAGAAGAATTCGCGAAGCTTGTTGAAGATCCTGATAGAATAAAGTTTAGAGAATTTATAAAACAAAGTACTGGAGAATATCCGCATATTGACTTTAAAGAAATATGGCAAGAAGATTCTAAAGTTGCTAAAGATGTTTTAGGATTCTCTAATTCAGGGGGAGGAGCATTAATAATTGGTGTGAAAGAAGAAACAGATAAAAGCCTAACACCAGTTGGTATTGATCCTTTAAAAGATAAGACAAATATTAAATCCAAACTTGCAAATTATTTGCCATCAGATTTAAAGTATGAAATATTGGATTTTGTATATGGAAATGATGTAGAATGGGATAAAATAAAAAATAAAAAGTTTCAAGTATTAATAGTTGAAGATACTCCAGAATATTTGCCTTTTATTTCATTAAAATCATATGACACTGTACTATACAAAAATAAAATATATTATAGGGGTAAAACTAACACTGAAGAAGCAACTCATGAAGAAGTTAAAAAAATACTCAATAGAAGATTGGATACTAATGTAAGTACTACTGCCGAAGACGAATTTAAAGAACATATTCAACAATTAAAGGTCTTATATTCTTTTGTTGATGAATATTATATGTCACCATCTGTATTTGAGATTGTATCTACACTTTCTTCGAAGGTAAGGAACATTTCTTTGGGTATAATGAAAGAAAAAAACCCCAACTACCCTGAAGAAGATTTTGAGGACGTCATTATTAAAATGATTGAAAGAAAAAAGAAGATCATTGAAAATTTGATTACTGTACGATAATATGACTAATAAAACAGGATTTAAAGAAACTGAAATAGGATTGATTCCTGAAGATTGGGGGTTAAGAAAATTTTCTGATCTAATTGAAATAATAGGCGGAGGAACTCCAAAAACAAGCATTCCTGAATATTGGAATGGAGGAATACCTTGGCTTTCAGTCGTTGATTTTAATAATAACTTTAGAACTGTCGAGTTTACTGAAAAAACAATTTCAAAGCTAGGATTAGAAAACAGTTCAACAAAGTTATTAAAAAAAGGAGATATTATTATCTCTGCAAGGGGAACTGTAGGTGCTATTGCCCAATTAGGTCAAGATATGGCATTTAACCAATCTTGTTATGGACTTAAGGCTAAAAAAGAATTAATTAATAATGATTTTCTTTATTATCTACTTAAATTTAGTTTAAATATTTTAAAACAAACCACTCATGGATCCACGTTTGATACAATAACTACGAATACTTTTGATTTATTAAATGTTCCATTTCCGCCAATAATAGAACAAAAAAGAGTAGCTGAAATTCTCTCTTCTTTAGACAATAAAATCGAACTCAACCAGAAAATGAACCAGACCCTCGAAAAAATCGGGCAGGCAATTTTCAAGCACTGGTTCATTGACTTTGAATTCCCAGATGAAGAAGGCAAACCGTATAAATCAAGTGGTGGCGAAATGGTTGATTCTGAGCTTGGGGAGATACCTAAAGGTTGGGAAGTAAAGGATTTAAAAGATTATGTTAAGTTTGAAAGAGGAATTGAGCCAGGTAGTAAAAATTATTTTAAGTATCAACAAGAGAGTATGATCCCTTTTTTAAGAGTCGGTGATTTATCTGGAAAAAGGGTATCAAACATTTTTATTGAGGAAGAATCCTCTAAAGGTAAAATATGTAAAGAAGAAGACATTTTATTATCTTTAGATGGTACAGTTGGTATTGTTGCTGTTGGATATAGAGGATCATACTCAACAGGTATAAGAAAAATTGTTATTACTGATAAAAGTATAATTAATAAATCATTTGTATGGTGTTTCCTAAAAACAGGTTATATACAAGATCTTATAAAAGAGCATTCTGCTAGTAAAACAACCATAGCACATGCTGGAAAAGCTATAGATTTTATGAGAATGATTTTATCAGATAAAAAAACGATGACCAATTTTGATAACTTAGTTAGTCCTCTATTTGCACAAATAATATCAAATATTAAAGAATGCCAAAACCTTTCTAAAATCCGTGATTCACTCTTACCAAAACTAATGTCAGGAAAAATAAGACTAAATAAACCAATTAACTCTAATCATGAATTATCAAAAGAATTAGAGGCATGAAATGAATAAATTAACAGAAGACGCAGTCGAACTTGCAGCCCTCGAAATCCTCCACGAACTCGGCTACAAAATCGCATATGGCCCCGACATCTCCCCAGACGGCAATTTCCCTGAAAGAGAACTATATTCAGACGTTATCCTCAAAGATCGGCTACAAAATGCAATTTACAAACTAAACCCACACATTCCACCAGCAGCAAAAGAAGAAGCCGTTAAAAAAATTTTAAGAACTGAAAGCCCCCACCTACCTGTTAACAACGAAAGATTCCATAAAATGCTCGTTAACGGTGTTATCGTGGAATACAGAAAAGATGAAGGCACTGTTCACGATATTGTACATCTTTTTGATTTTGAAGACCCCCAAAACAACGATTTCCTCGCCGTTAACCAATTCACAGTAATTGAAAATAACAACAACAGAAGACCAGACATTGTTTTATTTGTTAATGGGCTGCCACTTGCTGTAATCGAACTTAAAAACCCTGTTGATGAAAAAGCAACCGTTAAAAAAGCTTTTAACCAGATTGAAACCTACAAAAATCAAATCCCTTCTTTATTCACTTTTAATGAAGTTTTAGTCTTATCTGATGGAATTGAAGCAAAAGCAGGAACTATAACATCTAAATGGGAAAGGTTCATGCCCTGGAAGACCATTGAGGGCGAAAAAGAGGCAGTGAAAGTCATGCCTCAGATGGACGTTCTATTTCGTGGAATGTTTCAAAAGAAAGTTCTACTTGACTTATTAAGACATTTCATTGTTTTTGAAAAAGAAAAAAATAAAACAGATAAAAAAATTGCTGCATATCACCAGTACCACGCTGTAAATAAGGCAATTAACGCCACGATCAAAGCCTCAAGTCCTCACGGTGATAAACGGTGCGGTGTAGTCTGGCACACTCAAGGATCAGGTAAAAGCCTTATTATGGCATTTTACACCGGTAAACTTGTTTTATCACTTGATAACCCCACAGTTGTGGTTATAACAGATAGAAATGACCTTGATGACCAGCTTTTTGGCACATTCAGCAGCTGCCAGGATTTGTTAAGGCAGGAACCAGTTCAGGCTGACTCGAGGGAACATTTACAGGAGCTTCTAAGTGTTTCATCTGGTGGAGTTGTTTTTACAACCATTCAGAAGTTCTTCCCTGAAAAGAAAGGCGGAAAATATCCCGTGCTTTCTGATAGAAGAAACATCATTGTTATTGCAGATGAAGCCCATAGAAGCCAGTACGACTTTATAGATGGATTTGCAAGATACATGAGAGATGCACTTCCCAACGCTTCCTTTATTGGTTTTACTGGAACTCCTCTTGAGCGCGGCGATAAAAACACCGTTAATGTATTCGGTAATTACATCGATATTTACGATATTGAACAGGCTGTTGAAGACGGAGCAACTGTAAGGATATTCTATGAAAGCAGGCTTGCAAAACTTGAATTTAGGGAAGATAAACGACCTGCAATTGACCATGACTTTGAATATGTAACAGAAGGGGAAGAAATAGCAAGAAAGGAAAAAT contains:
- a CDS encoding type I restriction endonuclease subunit R: MNKLTEDAVELAALEILHELGYKIAYGPDISPDGNFPERELYSDVILKDRLQNAIYKLNPHIPPAAKEEAVKKILRTESPHLPVNNERFHKMLVNGVIVEYRKDEGTVHDIVHLFDFEDPQNNDFLAVNQFTVIENNNNRRPDIVLFVNGLPLAVIELKNPVDEKATVKKAFNQIETYKNQIPSLFTFNEVLVLSDGIEAKAGTITSKWERFMPWKTIEGEKEAVKVMPQMDVLFRGMFQKKVLLDLLRHFIVFEKEKNKTDKKIAAYHQYHAVNKAINATIKASSPHGDKRCGVVWHTQGSGKSLIMAFYTGKLVLSLDNPTVVVITDRNDLDDQLFGTFSSCQDLLRQEPVQADSREHLQELLSVSSGGVVFTTIQKFFPEKKGGKYPVLSDRRNIIVIADEAHRSQYDFIDGFARYMRDALPNASFIGFTGTPLERGDKNTVNVFGNYIDIYDIEQAVEDGATVRIFYESRLAKLEFREDKRPAIDHDFEYVTEGEEIARKEKLKSKWARFEAIVGNEKRIKRVARDIVDHFEKRLEAMEGKGMIVCMSRRICVDLYSEIIKLKPEWDDKGFLKVVMTGSASDPVKWQQHIRTKQRRKELGDLFKDPDTDFKLVIVRDMWLTGFDVPSLHTMYIDKPMKGHGLMQTIARVNRVYKDKPGGLIVDYLGIAAELKNALSEYTESGGKGKPALDQEEAVAVMLEKYEIVQNMFFNFNYDDYFTAKAMEKMQIIRNAEEHILQQDDGEKRFL